ACGCAATCTTTCCACCAACTTAACCATCGCCACCTTTGAGCCTTCGGGAATGCGGTAAAACATCGACTCGCCAATAAAAGCCCCACCAATCACAATCCCTAAAATTCCCCCCGCTAATTCATCACCCTGCCAAGTTTCAAAACTATAAGCATAACCATTCTGGTAAAGTAGCCAGTAAATCTTTTCCAATTCCGGTGAAATCCAAGTTGTCTCTCTGTCAGCACAGCCAGCCACCACAGCTTGAAAGTCTCGATTAATCGCCACAGTAAACCGTTCTTGATTCAAAACGCGCTGCAAAGACTTCGGGTAACGAAACCGCTCATCCAAAGGAATCAAAGTCCGATCGCGACTTCCGTACCAACTCAAGCGATCGCGTTCATCAGCCATGAGAAAATAGCCTTGTGCATAGCCCTCAACAATAGCGGCGATATCATATTGCATAAATAAATATAAAAAAACACTAGAGAAACGCAATTTGATGCTACCACTCAACCTCAGCGTTTCTCTGCGTTTCCCTCCGCGTCCCTCTGCGTTAAAAAAAATGACTCAACCAATTCCACCCATTACCCTACCACCGCCCGAAAACCCTCTACTCGAAGGTGAATGGTTACGAGAACGCTTACAACGGTGGCTAGATACAGAATTTATCCCCGAAGCAGTAAACCAAAATATAGCCCAACGAGCCGCACAGATTTTTGTGCGTCAACGGATGGAAGGAGAAAATGACCTTGGTTCTCTGGTAATTGCCATTGTCACAGAGATGCAGTCCTATGATTTTTCCAATAGCTTTTACGGAGAGTTTGCGATCGCTAACGCCGTCAGCGATCTACTCTTAGAAAGTCTGGGAATTGATAAGTGTTGTGGTCAATAACAGTTATGAGTTAGGAGTTAGGAGTTAGGTTTGTTTCAATTAATAACTCATCACTCATAACTCATCACTCATAACTTTTTACCAACTAGACTTCACAACTCCAGGTAAAAGACCTTCATGCGCCCATTCTCGC
This portion of the Nostoc sp. GT001 genome encodes:
- the aat gene encoding leucyl/phenylalanyl-tRNA--protein transferase; amino-acid sequence: MQYDIAAIVEGYAQGYFLMADERDRLSWYGSRDRTLIPLDERFRYPKSLQRVLNQERFTVAINRDFQAVVAGCADRETTWISPELEKIYWLLYQNGYAYSFETWQGDELAGGILGIVIGGAFIGESMFYRIPEGSKVAMVKLVERLRQREFVFFDAQMMNPHLERFGAYRIGDKEYQSLLQQALQCACKLV